A segment of the Allosaccharopolyspora coralli genome:
ACTGGACCGTGCGGCGCTCGCGCACGTCGCCGACGCCGCCGACGACGAGGTGGTCCGCTGCGAGGAGTGCGGTGCGATTCTCGTCCGTACCAAGGAATCCGGGCTGTGAAGCTGGTCGTCGAGGCCGACGGCGGCTCCCGCGGCAACCCCGGCCCCGCCGGATACGGAGCGGTGCTCCGGGGCGACGGGGGAGCGGTACTCGCCGAACGGTCCGGTGGGCTCGGGGTCACGACGAACAACGTGGCCGAGTACCGGGGCATGATCGCCGGGCTCGAAGCCGCGCTGGAGTACGGCGGCACCGAGGTCCGGGTGCGGTTGGATTCGAAACTCGTCGTCGAGCAGATGTGCGGGCGGTGGAAGGTCAAGAACGAGACGCTGCGGCCGATGCACACCCGGGCGACGGACCTCGTGAACCGGCTCGGGGCGGTCACGTTCGAGTGGATTCCGCGCGCCGAGAACACCCACGCCGACCGGCTCGCGAACGCGGCCATGGACGAACAGGCGGGGGACGGGTCGGCGCAAGCGCCGAACGCCGCTGGAGCTGAGACGGCCGGGTCCGACTCCACTGCGTCGACCACTCCGGCGTCGGCGAGCTGGACCGGCGCCCTCGGTCGGCCGACCCGACTGATCCTGCTGCGCCACGGCCAGACCGCGATGTCGGTCGACCGCCGCTACTCCGGGGGTGGCGACGTGCCGCTGACCGATCTCGGCGTGCGGCAGGCGGAGGCGGCGGGCAAGCGCCTGGCGTCGATGGACCTCGGTGGAGTTCCGGTGCTGTGCTCACCGCTGCAACGCACCCGGCGGACCGCCGAGGCGGTCGTGTCGCAGACCGGCAGCGAGTTGCGGGCGCACGAAGGCCTGGTGGAAACGGACTTCGGCGCATGGGAGGGACTCACGTTCCGCGAGGCGGCCGAGCAGTACCCGGAGCTGCACCGTTCGTGGCTGGGCGATCCCGACGTCGAGCCTCCCGGCGGCGAGAGCCTCAACGCCGTGTACGAGCGAGTGAGCGTCGCCTGTACGGACATTCTCGCTCGCTACGCCGCAGAGACCGTGGTGCTCGTCAGTCACGTCACGCCGATCAAGGCGCTGCTGCGCCTGGGACTGGGCGTCGGTCCGGCCGTGTTCTATCGGCTGCACCTCGACCTCGCGTCGCTGTCCATTGTGGAGTTCTACCCGGATGGCAACGCCTCGGTGCACCTCGTCAACGACACCGCGCACCTGAGCGCGACAGGTGTTCTAGAGTAGTGAGCGCGGATGAGTCGGTCGGGCGGCCGCGTCGGGCGTGGCCCGTCGAGGAAAGTCCGGACTCCACAGGGCACGGTGGTTGCCAACGGCAACCCGGGGCGACCCGCGGGAAAGTGCCACAGAAAGCAGACCGCCCGGTTCGACCGGGTAAGGGTGAAACGGTGGTGTAAGAGACCACCAGCACCCCGGGTGACCGGGGTGGCTCGGTAAACCCCACCGGGAGCAAGGTCAAGAGGGCGCTACGGCGCCTGCGCAGGCGTTCGAGGGCGGCCCGCCCGAGTCTGCGGGTAGACCGCTGGAGCCTGCCGGCGACGGCAGGCCGAGATGGATGGTCGCCGAATGGGAGCACCGCAAGGTCCCCAGGAACAGGATCCGGCTTACAGATCGACTCATCCGCCCGCACACCGGCGCGAACGACCTCCTCAGCCCGCGTTGTGGAACTTGGGTAGGTGGTCCATGACCGGCGTTCAGAGTTCGCGCCTCGCGGCGTTGGGGTCCTCTTGAGTACCAGGCTGTACGCGGCGAGAACCCCTGCCTTGCGAGGCACGAACTCTGAACGCCGGAGCCTCTGATCCTGCTCAGGCTGAGCACGAGAGACCGTGCTCTACGGGCACAACTTGCCAGTTCCCCAACGCCCTGTCAGCCCGAGTAGCACGCGTCGAGCGCCAACACGGGGTACTCGTAGCCTCTCGCCGGCGGTACTCGAGTGAGTCCGGCCCGTGCCGCCATCCGGGTAGCGCGTTCGTTGTCCGATCCGGTCTCCATCAGCACCGGCAAATGCGCTCCGGCCGACCCGTAGGTCACCGCTGTCCTGGATGCCCGCTTATCCGCCGGATACCGCGATGCGGCCGGGCGGATGATCACTCGCGTGTCGGCATTCGTCGCTCGCTGTTGTTGGGGACACTGGGGGGATGAGCGAGCAGGACGGCCCCGCCTTCGCGGACGGGCCGCACACG
Coding sequences within it:
- a CDS encoding bifunctional RNase H/acid phosphatase — encoded protein: MVVEADGGSRGNPGPAGYGAVLRGDGGAVLAERSGGLGVTTNNVAEYRGMIAGLEAALEYGGTEVRVRLDSKLVVEQMCGRWKVKNETLRPMHTRATDLVNRLGAVTFEWIPRAENTHADRLANAAMDEQAGDGSAQAPNAAGAETAGSDSTASTTPASASWTGALGRPTRLILLRHGQTAMSVDRRYSGGGDVPLTDLGVRQAEAAGKRLASMDLGGVPVLCSPLQRTRRTAEAVVSQTGSELRAHEGLVETDFGAWEGLTFREAAEQYPELHRSWLGDPDVEPPGGESLNAVYERVSVACTDILARYAAETVVLVSHVTPIKALLRLGLGVGPAVFYRLHLDLASLSIVEFYPDGNASVHLVNDTAHLSATGVLE